Proteins encoded together in one Lathyrus oleraceus cultivar Zhongwan6 chromosome 5, CAAS_Psat_ZW6_1.0, whole genome shotgun sequence window:
- the LOC127079801 gene encoding uncharacterized mitochondrial protein AtMg00810-like, with protein sequence MTSVRTILSIVASNGWSLHQMDVKNVFLHGDLTEDIYMTPPQGLFLTSTGIVLLLLNVDDMIITGSDHASIQSLKQQLQASFHMKDLGNLHYFLGLEVHSTSKGIFLHQHKYATDLISMAGLQSANPMDTPLEVNVKYHRDDGDLLPDLLLYRQLVGILNYLTITRPDISFVVQRVSQFMHYPRHLHLAAVRHIIHYLKGSSHRGLFFPTGIAPKLSTYSDADWAGCPDTRRSVTGWCMFLGSSLISWKSKK encoded by the exons ATGACATCTGTTCGTACAATACTCTCCATAGTTGCTTCTAACGGGTGGTCTcttcatcaaatggatgtgaaaaatGTTTTTCTTCATGGTGACCTGACCGAAGATATTTATATGACTCCTCCTCAAGGTTTATTCTT AACTTCTACTGGAATTGTCCTACTTCTTCTGaatgttgatgatatgattattACTGGTTCTGATCATGCTTCGATTCAAAGCCTTAAACAACAGTTACAAGCATCGTTTCATATGAAAGATCTTGGTAATTTGCATTACTTTCTTGGTCTTGAGGTTCATTCTACATCCAAGGGCATATTCCTCCATCAACACAAGTATGCCACAGATTTAATTTCTATGGCTGGTCTACAATCGGCTAATCCAATGGATACTCCTCTTGAGGTTAATGTTAAATATCATCGTGATGATGGTGATCTCTTGCCTGATCTCTTATTGTATCGTCAACTCGTGGGTATCCTTAATTACCTGACTATTACTCGCCCTGACATATCTTTTGTTGTTCAACGAGTAAGTCAATTCATGCACTATCCTCGTCATCTTCACTTGGCAGCAGTTCGTCACATAATTCACTACCTGAAGGGAAGCTCTCATCGTGGTTTATTCTTTCCCACTGGAATTGCTCCTAAACTGAGTACTTATAGTGATGCCGATTGGGCAGGATGTCCTGATACTCGACGATCTGTCACTGGTTGGTGCATGTTTCTTGGCTCTTCATTGATATCATGGAAAAGTAAGAAATAA
- the LOC127083061 gene encoding trihelix transcription factor GT-1, which produces MYLSSEKPRPIDFYKEEARDMMMEVVTTTDLQPPQLHLQQQQPPPQMILGAESSGEDPEMEIKAPKKRAETWVQDETRSLIGLRREMDSLFNTSKSNKHLWEQISAKMREKGFDRSPTMCTDKWRNLLKEFKKAKHHDRGGSGSGKMSCYKEIDEILRDRNKCTQYKSPTPTSKVEASYMQFSDKGIDDANISFGPVEASGRPTLNLERSLDHDGHPLAIAAADVAASGVPPWNWRETPGNGGESQSCCGRVISVKWGDYTRRIGIDGTPEAIKEAIRAAFRLRTKRAFWLEDEEQIIRSIDRDMPIGNYTLHLDEGMAIKVCLYDDSDHIPVHTEEKIFYTEDDYRDFLARRAWTCLREFDGYRNIDNMDDLRPGAIYRGVS; this is translated from the exons ATGTATTTATCATCCGAAAAGCCTCGTCCAATCGATTTCTACAAAGAAGAAGCACGCGACATGATGATGGAAGTAGTAACCACCACCGATCTTCAACCGCCGCAGCTTCACCTCCAACAGCAACAACCTCCGCCGCAAATGATTCTTGGCGCAGAGAGCAGCGGCGAGGACCCGGAGATGGAGATCAAAGCTCCCAAGAAACGGGCAGAGACTTGGGTACAAGACGAGACGCGGAGTCTCATTGGTCTCCGACGCGAAATGGATTCGCTTTTCAACACATCAAAGTCGAATAAGCATCTTTGGGAGCAGATATCGGCCAAGATGAGGGAAAAGGGTTTCGATCGGTCGCCGACTATGTGTACTGATAAATGGAGGAATCTTTTGAAGGAGTTTAAGAAAGCTAAGCATCATGATAGAGGTGGAAGTGGTTCTGGGAAAATGTCTTGTTACAAAGAGATTGATGAGATCTTGAGAGATAGGAATAAGTGTACTCAGTATAAGAGTCCTACGCCTACTTCTAAAGTTGAAGCTTCTTACATGCAGTTTTCTGATAAAG GTATTGATGATGCCAACATTTCTTTTGGGCCTGTTGAAG CTTCTGGGAGACCAACACTCAATCTTGAGAGAAGTTTGGATCATGATGGACACCCTCTTGCCATTGCTGCAGCTGATGTTGCAGCAAGTGGAGTCCCTCCTTGGAATTGGAGAGAAACTCCCGGAAATG GTGGGGAAAGTCAGTCTTGTTGTGGAAGGGTTATATCAGTCAAATGGGGCGATTATACAAGAAGGATAGGTATTGATGGCACTCCAGAAGCCATCAAGGAGGCAATTAGGGCCGCTTTTAGGTTGAGAACCAAACGTGCATTTTGGTTGGAGGATGAGGAACAGATTATCAGAAGTATTGACCGTGACATGCCTATAGGAAATTACACTCTTCACCTTGATGAAG GAATGGCTATTAAAGTGTGCCTATATGATGACTCTGATCATATCCCCGTGCATACCGAAGAGAAGATATTTTATACAGAAGATGATTACCGTGATTTTCTGGCACGCCGTGCTTGGACATGCCTTCGAGAATTTGACGGTTATAGAAATATTGACAATATGGATGATCTTCGACCTGGTGCCATATACCGAGGTGTGAGTTGA